The Daucus carota subsp. sativus chromosome 2, DH1 v3.0, whole genome shotgun sequence genome includes a window with the following:
- the LOC108209693 gene encoding berberine bridge enzyme-like 26 produces the protein MELPVLLFATFLVLALQFTALIAASTTIQNSFRQCLSRNSDIPIPFYTNFYTRNNASFTSVLASTAQNLRFTIPSVPKPEIIFEPLNVSHVQAAVICSKEVGIQLRVRSGGHDYEGLSYTSDMKRPFLLLDLSKLKSIVVDIDDNSAWVEAGATIGQLYYRIAEKSKIHGYPAGLCTSVGIGGYITGGGYGPLMRKYGLGADNVVDAHVVDANGTLLDRESMGRDLFWAIRGGGGGSFGIIISWKIKLVMVPSTVTVFNIVKTLDKEKTKLLYKYQEIAHKVDEDLLLSVNFLVVDAAIKGEKTVQTSYNALFLGGTDRLLKVMEKSFPELGLKQEDCMEMSWFESMLFISGLNGYNTSLEAVIEGRSPSRVSFKAKSDYVQKPIPKTGLDGLLKRFLQEDTPLMIWTPYGGKMSEIPESTIPFPHRKGNRFMIQYLTGWFADDKDVEAKHFGWIHDVYSYMERYVSRSPRAAYVNYRDLDLGMNKDRSTSFLEASSWGTRYFKNNFKRLTSIKSKVDPDNFFYHEQSIPRLM, from the coding sequence ATGGAGCTACCTGTATTACTCTTTGCCACCTTTCTGGTGTTGGCACTTCAGTTTACAGCTTTAATAGCTGCTTCAACTACAATTCAGAATAGTTTTCGTCAGTGTTTATCTCGGAATTCAGATATCCCCATTCCATTTTACACAAATTTTTACACCCGTAACAACGCTTCCTTTACATCAGTTCTTGCATCTACTGCACAAAACCTCAGGTTTACGATACCTTCTGTTCCAAAACCTGAGATTATTTTTGAACCGTTGAACGTATCGCATGTCCAAGCTGCTGTTATTTGCTCAAAAGAAGTTGGAATTCAGCTAAGAGTACGTAGTGGTGGCCACGATTATGAAGGCTTATCTTATACATCGGATATGAAGCGACCATTTCTTCTACTTGATTTATCAAAACTTAAATCCATTGTCGTTGATATTGATGATAACTCTGCTTGGGTTGAAGCTGGTGCAACAATTGGTCAACTCTATTATAGAATAGCAGAGAAGAGTAAAATTCATGGATATCCTGCTGGCCTTTGCACAAGCGTAGGCATTGGAGGGTACATCACAGGAGGCGGTTATGGTCCTCTGATGAGGAAATATGGCCTTGGTGCAGACAACGTTGTTGATGCTCATGTGGTTGATGCCAATGGAACACTTCTTGATCGAGAATCCATGGGTAGAGATTTATTTTGGGCAATTCGAGGTGGTGGAGGGGGGAGTTTTGGGATTATCATTTCGTGGAAGATAAAGTTAGTTATGGTTCCATCAACTGTTACAGTTTTCAATATTGTTAAGACCTTGGACAAAGAAAAAACAAAGCTACTGTATAAATATCAAGAAATTGCACATAAAGTTGATGAAGATCTCTTACTGAGCGTCAATTTTTTAGTTGTGGATGCAGCTATTAAAGGAGAAAAGACCGTGCAAACATCTTATAATGCATTGTTCCTTGGCGGAACTGACAGACTGCTTAAAGTCATGGAGAAGAGTTTTCCAGAATTGGGACTAAAGCAAGAAGACTGTATGGAGATGAGCTGGTTTGAATCGATGCTTTTTATATCTGGATTAAACGGGTACAATACAAGTTTAGAAGCTGTAATCGAAGGCAGATCTCCATCCAGGGTTTCTTTCAAAGCAAAGTCTGATTATGTGCAGAAACCGATCCCAAAAACAGGACTTGATGGTCTATTAAAAAGGTTTCTTCAGGAGGATACTCCCTTGATGATATGGACTCCTTATGGTGGAAAGATGAGTGAAATTCCGGAATCCACAATTCCTTTCCCACATAGAAAGGGAAACAGGTTTATGATTCAGTACCTAACAGGGTGGTTTGCTGATGATAAGGATGTAGAAGCAAAACACTTTGGTTGGATTCACGATGTTTACAGCTACATGGAAAGATATGTTTCAAGATCTCCAAGAGCTGCATATGTGAATTACAGAGATCTTGATTTGGGAATGAATAAAGATAGATCGACAAGTTTCCTGGAGGCAAGTTCTTGGGGTACCAGGTACTTCAAAAACAATTTCAAAAGATTAACAAGCATAAAGAGTAAGGTCGATCCAGACAACTTTTTCTACCATGAACAAAGTATCCCAAGATTAATGTAA
- the LOC108206543 gene encoding berberine bridge enzyme-like 26, giving the protein MNILTPYYLTSEIKHPHKKESQAMELANSLSFTFPILAILLTVTGLWMSALGVIAASTPVQVSFHQCLSRNSDSPIPFSKTFYTPNTSSFTSLLESTAQNLRFTLPSVPKPQLIFVPSNISHIQAAVICSKQLGIQLRVRSGGHDYEGLSYASDTNQPFLLLDLSKFKSIIVDIEDNSAWAEAGATIGQVYYRIAQKSKIHGFPAGLCTSVGIGGHITGGGYGPLMRKYGLAADNVVDAQLVDANGLILDRKSMGEDLFWAIRGGAGGSFGIIISWKIKLVTVPSIVTVFDFAKTMDQDTTKLLYKYQQIAHEIDEDLFIRVNFRLVDAARKGEKTVQTYYNALFLGGIDRLLKVMNKSFPELGLKKEDCTEMSWLESVLFISASYRYNTSLEALIEGRSPARSSFKAKSDYVQKAISKTGLEGLLNRFVQDDIPSMIWTPYGGTMSQISESEIPFPHRKGNRFMIQYITAWVADDKDVEAKHLGWIRNLYNYMERYVSRSPRAAYVNYRDLDLGINKDRSTSFLEASSWGTKYFNNNFLRLASIKSRIDPDNFFYHEQSIPKYESKIKRGDSHLNLDHLASH; this is encoded by the coding sequence atgaatatCTTAACCCCCTACTATTTAACATCTGAAATTAAACATCCACACAAAAAAGAGAGTCAAGCAATGGAGCTAGCAAATTCACTTTCTTTCACCTTCCCAATTCTGGCAATTCTGCTTACAGTAACTGGTTTATGGATGAGTGCTCTTGGAGTTATAGCTGCTTCAACTCCAGTTCAAGTTAGTTTTCATCAGTGTCTATCTCGGAATTCAGACAGTCCCATTCCATTCTCCAAAACCTTTTACACACCTAACACCTCTTCCTTTACATCACTTCTCGAATCTACTGCACAAAACCTCAGGTTTACGCTACCTTCTGTTCCAAAACCTCAGCTTATTTTCGTGCCATCTAACATTTCCCATATCCAAGCTGCGGTTATTTGCTCAAAACAACTTGGGATTCAGCTACGAGTACGTAGTGGTGGCCATGACTATGAAGGCTTATCTTATGCATCAGATACAAACCAACCATTTCTTCTACTTGatctttcaaaattcaaatccaTCATCGTCGATATTGAAGATAACTCTGCTTGGGCTGAAGCAGGTGCAACCATCGGTCAAGTCTATTATAGAATAGCTCAGAAGAGTAAAATTCATGGATTTCCAGCTGGCCTTTGTACGAGTGTAGGCATTGGAGGCCACATTACAGGAGGTGGCTATGGTCCTCTGATGAGGAAATATGGACTTGCAGCAGACAATGTTGTTGACGCTCAGCTGGTTGATGCTAATGGACTAATTCTTGATCGAAAATCCATGGGCGAAGATTTGTTTTGGGCCATCAGAGGAGGCGCAGGGGGAAGTTTTGGAATCATCATCTCCTGGAAGATAAAGCTAGTTACGGTTCCATCAATTGTCACAGTTTTCGACTTTGCCAAGACCATGGACCAAGACACGACCAAGCTACTGTATAAATATCAGCAAATTGCACATGAAATTGACGAAGATCTTTTCATCAGAGTCAATTTTCGACTTGTGGATGCAGCTAGAAAGGGCGAAAAAACAGTACAGACATATTATAATGCATTGTTTCTTGGCGGAATTGACAGACTACTCAAGGTCATGAACAAGAGCTTTCCCGAATTGGGATTAAAGAAAGAAGACTGTACCGAGATGAGTTGGCTTGAATCTGTTCTTTTCATATCTGCATCATACCGATACAATACAAGTTTAGAAGCTCTGATTGAAGGTAGATCTCCAGCCAGGAGTTCTTTCAAAGCAAAGTCTGATTATGTGCAAAAAGCGATATCGAAAACAGGACTCGAAGGTCTACTAAACAGGTTTGTTCAGGACGATATTCCTTCCATGATATGGACTCCATACGGTGGAACGATGAGtcaaatttcagaatctgaaattCCTTTCCCTCATAGGAAGGGAAACAGGTTTATGATTCAGTACATAACAGCCTGGGTTGCTGATGATAAGGACGTAGAAGCAAAACACTTGGGCTGGATACGCAATCTCTACAACTACATGGAAAGATATGTTTCAAGATCTCCGAGAGCTGCATATGTGAATTACAGAGATCTTGATTTGGGAATCAACAAAGATCGATCCACAAGTTTCCTAGAGGCAAGTTCTTGGGGTACCAAGTATTTCAACAACAATTTTTTAAGATTAGCAAGTATAAAAAGTAGGATTGATCCGGACAACTTTTTTTACCATGAACAAAGCATTCCAAAATATGAGTCGAAAATCAAGAGAGGAGATAGTCATCTTAACTTGGATCATTTGGCTAGTCATTGA
- the LOC108207757 gene encoding berberine bridge enzyme-like 22 translates to MNLINLIFLLLAAVLATCNATHEAFLECMSFHTTKSINTSDHILAPGSPAYSSLMKSSQQNPRWLNSTTRKPLIITPYTDIEVQASILCSRKHGLEARILSGGHDYEGQSYRSKAPFININLINLREVRVDTDEETAWVQSGATLGELYYNIAKKSNVHGFPAGVCPSVGIGGHLSGGGFGSLVRKYGLAADNVIDAYLIDVYGRILDRETMGEDLFWAIRGGGGASFGVIISWKIKLVRVPEVVTYFNVDKKLDQGALELVHRWQYVAHKLPEELFIRIITQNVGQGNEKTVQASFQSLFLGEVSELIPMMGEWFPELGLRAENCTEMTWMESALSFAGYLKDDSWDVFLTRTDHYQSNFKAKSDYVTEPIPKSALEGAWKQFSAEESVFMIMEPFGGRMDKISKSKIAYPHRKGNLYNLQYMVKWDVNTAEATKKHMQWIRKLYKYMKPYVSHSPRAAYQNYRDFDLGINKQPNTTYNEAAQWGKKYFKSNFRRLAKVKTKADPLNFFRHEQSIPLISKVKDHHFDQ, encoded by the exons ATGAACCTCATCAACTTGATCTTTCTCCTCCTTGCAGCAGTGTTAGCAACATGCAATGCAACACATGAAGCATTTCTAGAGTGCATGTCCTTCCACACTACAAAATCTATCAACACTTCTGACCATATCCTGGCACCCGGCTCACCTGCATATTCCTCGCTTATGAAGTCATCTCAGCAGAACCCGAGATGGCTCAATTCCACAACCCGAAAGCCTCT CATTATAACTCCTTATACAGATATTGAAGTTCAAGCTTCGATACTTTGCAGCCGAAAACATGGCCTGGAAGCTAGAATACTGAGCGGTGGTCATGATTATGAAGGGCAATCGTACAGAAGCAAAGCCCCTTTCATCAATATTAACCTCATAAATCTCCGAGAGGTCCGGGTGGATACAGACGAGGAGACAGCATGGGTGCAATCCGGGGCGACACTAGGAGAATTGTACTATAACATTGCGAAGAAAAGTAATGTTCACGGGTTTCCAGCGGGGGTGTGTCCTAGTGTAGGCATTGGTGGCCACTTAAGTGGGGGAGGTTTCGGTAGCTTGGTGAGAAAATATGGACTTGCAGCCGATAATGTAATCGATGCATACCTGATTGATGTGTATGGAAGAATCCTTGACAGAGAAACGATGGGAGAAGATTTATTTTGGGCAATCAGGGGAGGAGGTGGAGCCAGCTTCGGAGTCATTATATCTTGGAAAATCAAGTTGGTTCGAGTTCCAGAAGTGGTGACATACTTTAATGTTGACAAGAAGCTAGACCAAGGAGCCTTGGAGCTTGTTCACAGGTGGCAATATGTGGCGCACAAGCTACCTGAAGAACTCTTCATCAGGATTATCACGCAGAATGTTGGACAGGGTAACGAGAAGACGGTACAAGCTTCGTTTCAGTCACTGTTTCTTGGGGAAGTCAGTGAGCTGATACCAATGATGGGGGAATGGTTTCCTGAATTAGGTCTAAGAGCGGAGAATTGCACAGAAATGACATGGATGGAATCTGCACTATCGTTTGCAGGTTATCTTAAAGATGATTCCTGGGATGTTTTCCTGACCAGAACAGATCATTACCAGAGCAATTTTAAGGCAAAATCAGATTATGTGACTGAACCGATACCTAAAAGTGCGCTGGAAGGAGCGTGGAAACAATTTTCGGCTGAAGAATCagtatttatgataatggaACCCTTTGGAGGAAGGATGGACAAGATTTCAAAATCTAAGATTGCCTATCCACATCGAAAAGGGAATTTGTACAACCTGCAGTATATGGTGAAATGGGACGTAAATACTGCTGAGGCAACGAAGAAGCATATGCAGTGGATCAGGAAGCTTTATAAGTACATGAAGCCATACGTCTCCCACTCCCCGAGAGCAGCTTACCAGAATTATAGGGATTTTGACTTGGGGATCAATAAGCAGCCGAACACGACATACAATGAAGCAGCACAGTGGGGAAAGAAGTACTTCAAGAGCAACTTCAGAAGACTGGCAAAAGTAAAGACCAAGGCCGATCCACTTAATTTTTTCAGGCATGAGCAAAGCATTCCGCTTATCAGCAAAGTAAAAGATCACCATTTTGATCAGTAA
- the LOC108207758 gene encoding berberine bridge enzyme-like 23 — protein sequence MISIKLICLVLAAFFATCNAAQEPFVNCMLIYSRRFINISDYLHAPGTPSYSALLQSSQQNPRWVNSTSPKPQYIITPSGDIEIQSSIFCCRQNGLEARILSGGHDYEGQSYRSEAPFIIINLIYLREVRVDIEDETAWVQSGATLGELYYNIAMKSKVHGFPAGVCPSVGVGGHFSGGGFGNMVRKHGLAADNVIDAYLVDAYSRILDRQTMGEDLFWAIRGGGGASFGVIVAWKIKLVRVPEVVTFFNIDKKLEQGATELVHKWQSVAEKLPEDLFIRVIIQNVGQANNKTVQASFQSLFLGEVCELIPLMGEWFPELGLRAENCTEMTWMESALSFAGYLKDDSWDVFLTRTDHYQSNFKAKSDFVTKPIPESGLEGIWKRMLQEELIFIILEPLGGRMREISKSETPFPHRKGNLYNTQYLVKWDVNNAKTVKKHTDWMSRFYKYMKPYVSHSPRRAYQNYRDFDIGMNKKHNTSYKEAAHWGKKYFKGNFKRLAQVKTKADPLNFFRHEQSIPLIKKSKYQY from the coding sequence ATGATCTCCATCAAACTGATTTGCCTCGTCCTTGCGGCATTTTTTGCAACTTGCAATGCAGCACAAGAACCATTTGTGAATTGCATGTTAATTTATTCTAGAAGATTTATAAACATTTCAGATTATCTCCATGCACCCGGCACACCTTCCTATTCAGCACTCTTGCAGTCCTCTCAACAGAATCCGAGATGGGTTAATTCCACAAGCCCAAAACCTCAGTACATCATCACTCCTTCTGGTGATATAGAAATCCAATCATCAATATTTTGTTGCAGACAAAATGGCCTGGAAGCGAGGATACTAAGTGGGGGTCATGACTATGAAGGCCAATCATACCGCAGTGAGGCCCCTTTCATCATTATTAATCTCATATATCTCCGAGAAGTGAGAGTAGATATAGAGGATGAAACAGCCTGGGTACAATCCGGGGCAACACTAGGAGAATTATACTATAACATCGCCATGAAAAGTAAAGTTCATGGGTTTCCAGCAGGGGTGTGTCCTAGTGTAGGCGTTGGCGGCCATTTTAGTGGTGGAGGATTCGGCAACATGGTGAGAAAACATGGACTCGCAGCTGACAATGTGATAGATGCATACCTCGTTGATGCTTATTCACGAATCCTTGATAGACAAACCATGGGAGAAGATTTATTTTGGGCAATAAGGGGAGGGGGTGGAGCCAGCTTTGGAGTCATCGTGGCGTGGAAAATCAAGTTGGTTCGAGTTCCAGAAGTGGTGACATTCTTCAATATTGATAAGAAGTTGGAGCAAGGAGCCACTGAGCTTGTTCACAAGTGGCAATCTGTTGCAGAAAAGCTACCCGAAGATctcttcatcagagtcatcattcaaaatgttggacaGGCTAACAATAAAACAGTTCAAGCTTCATTTCAGTCACTATTTCTTGGGGAAGTCTGTGAGCTGATACCACTGATGGGCGAATGGTTCCCGGAATTAGGTCTAAGAGCAGAGAATTGCACAGAAATGACATGGATGGAATCTGCACTATCATTTGCAGGTTATCTTAAAGATGATTCGTGGGATGTTTTCCTGACTAGAACAGATCATTACCAGAGCAATTTTAAGGCAAAATCAGATTTTGTGACTAAACCAATACCTGAAAGCGGGCTGGAAGGAATCTGGAAAAGAATGCtgcaagaagaattaatttTCATAATACTGGAACCATTAGGAGGAAGAATGAGAGAGATTTCCAAGTCCGAGACTCCATTTCCACACCGAAAAGGCAATCTGTACAACACACAGTATCTGGTGAAATGGGATGTGAATAATGCCAAGACAGTGAAGAAGCACACGGACTGGATGAGTAGGTTCTACAAGTACATGAAGCCATACGTCTCACACTCTCCGAGGAGAGCTTACCAGAATTATAGAGATTTCGACATAGGGATGAATAAGAAGCACAACACAAGCTATAAAGAAGCAGCACACTGGGGAAAGAAGTACTTCAAGGGTAACTTCAAGAGGCTAGCACAAGTAAAGACCAAAGCAGATCCCTTGAACTTCTTTAGGCACGAGCAAAGCATTCCTCTTatcaaaaaatctaaatatcaatactaa